From Longimicrobium sp., a single genomic window includes:
- a CDS encoding histidine kinase dimerization/phospho-acceptor domain-containing protein, translated as MLPHARAGVWIEKREGPEGLDARFPPIAPVWNAVGVPSAAFVPLVAASEAVGVISFSFDGPRTFFARGARVPPGGGAAGGARGGAGRLFEAEHGARAEAERASRAKSEFLAVMSHELRTPLNAIRGYAELMEWGTAAPSPPSSAATCCASSPASGTP; from the coding sequence ATGCTTCCGCACGCGCGCGCCGGTGTGTGGATCGAGAAGCGCGAGGGGCCGGAGGGGCTGGACGCGCGCTTCCCGCCCATCGCGCCCGTGTGGAACGCGGTCGGCGTGCCGTCCGCCGCGTTCGTCCCGCTGGTGGCGGCCAGCGAGGCGGTGGGCGTCATCTCCTTCTCCTTCGACGGCCCGCGCACGTTTTTCGCCCGAGGAGCGCGCGTTCCTCCTGGCGGTGGGGCAGCAGGCGGCGCTCGCGGTGGAGCGGGGCGGCTCTTCGAAGCGGAGCACGGCGCCCGCGCCGAGGCGGAGCGCGCCAGCCGCGCCAAGAGCGAGTTCCTGGCGGTGATGAGCCACGAGCTGCGCACGCCGCTCAACGCCATCCGCGGCTACGCGGAGCTGATGGAGTGGGGAACCGCGGCCCCATCACCGCCGAGCAGCGCGGCGACCTGCTGCGCATCCAGTCCAGCCAGCGGCACCCCCTGA